A window of the Arachis duranensis cultivar V14167 chromosome 5, aradu.V14167.gnm2.J7QH, whole genome shotgun sequence genome harbors these coding sequences:
- the LOC107489058 gene encoding glutathione S-transferase U17-like, with translation MMAAKRSDLKLLGGWFSPFVTRVKIALNIKGLEYENIEEDLNSKSDLLLRSNPVHKKIPVLIHGDKPICESSIILQYIDEVWSNAPSILPQDAYDRAIATFWVSYIDDKLFVCMWNILMAFEDEEERKPHFEQLEEEVLVTLEVAFNKCSEGKPFFGGNDVGFIDIALGSFLPFLYVLEKMNGKKVLTVDKFPELANWTKNFIANSVVIETLPEIDDKLVLFCKAFRRKWVTAKAAAK, from the exons atgatggcAGCCAAAAGAAGCGACTTGAAGCTTTTGGGTGGATGGTTCAGTCCATTTGTGACAAGGGTGAAGATTGCACTTAACATTAAAGGATTGGAATATGAGAACATTGAAGAGGACTTGAACTCCAAAAGTGATCTTCTTCTTCGTTCCAATCCTGTGCACAAGAAAATCCCAGTTCTAATTCATGGTGACAAACCCATATGTGAATCCTCAATCATACTTCAATATATTGATGAGGTTTGGTCCAATGCTCCTTCTATCCTTCCTCAAGATGCATATGACAGAGCAATTGCTACATTCTGGGTTTCATACATTGATGATAAG TTATTTGTTTGCATGTGGAACATTCTAATGGCttttgaagatgaagaggaaagGAAGCCACACTTTGAGCAATTGGAGGAAGAAGTGCTTGTGACGTTGGAAGTGGCATTCAACAAATGCAGTGAAGGAAAGCCCTTCTTTGGAGGGAACGACGTTGGATTCATTGACATTGCCCTTGGGAGCTTCTTGCCTTTTCTATATGTGTTAGAAAAGATGAATGGAAAGAAGGTCCTCACCGTCGACAAGTTTCCAGAGTTAGCGAATTggactaaaaattttattgcgAATTCAGTTGTGATTGAAACTCTTCCAGAGATTGATGACAAGCTTGTTTTGTTTTGTAAGGCTTTTCGACGTAAATGGGTTACTGCTAAAGCTGCTGCCAAGTAA
- the LOC107489091 gene encoding glutathione S-transferase U18: MAAKSSDLKLLGGWFSPFASRVKIALNIKGLEYKNIEEDLNSKSDFLLRSNPVHKKIPVLIHGDKPICESLVIVQYIDEVWSNGPSILPRDAYDRTIARFWGSYIDDKFLVCMKNILMAAGDEEEKKRHLEQLEEEVLVTLEEAFNKCSEGKSFFGGNKIGFIDIAFGSFLPFLRVFEEMNGRKILVADKFPELVNWATNFVEYSTVTGTLPEIDKLVLFTTALQEKWAAAKVAAK, translated from the exons ATGGCAGCAAAAAGCAGTGACTTGAAGCTTTTGGGTGGATGGTTCAGTCCATTTGCCTCGAGGGTGAAGATTGCACTTAACATCAAAGGATTGGAATATAAGAACATTGAAGAGGACTTGAACTCCAAAAGTGATTTTCTTCTTCGTTCCAATCCCGTGCACAAGAAAATCCCAGTTCTAATTCATGGTGACAAACCCATATGTGAATCCTTAGTCATAGTTCAATATATTGACGAGGTTTGGTCCAATGGTCCTTCTATTCTTCCTCGAGATGCTTATGACAGAACAATTGCTAGATTTTGGGGTTCATACATTGACGATAAG TTCTTGGTTTGCATGAAGAACATTCTAATGGCCGCTGGAgatgaagaggaaaagaagCGACACTTGGAGCAATTGGAGGAAGAAGTGCTTGTGACGTTGGAAGAGGCATTCAACAAATGCAGTGAAGGAAAGTCCTTCTTTGGAGGGAACAAGATTGGATTCATTGACATTGCCTTTGGGAGCTTCTTGCCTTTTCTACGTGTGTTCGAAGAGATGAATGGAAGGAAGATCCTCGTTGCCGACAAGTTTCCAGAACTGGTGAATTGGGCTACAAATTTTGTTGAGTATTCCACTGTGACTGGAACTCTTCCTGAGATTGACAAGCTTGTTTTGTTTACTACGGCTCTTCAAGAAAAATGGGCTGCTGCTAAAGTTGCTGCCAAGTAA